A region from the Chrysoperla carnea chromosome 4, inChrCarn1.1, whole genome shotgun sequence genome encodes:
- the LOC123297726 gene encoding uncharacterized protein LOC123297726 has product MSRQSLIYILYFIIIAIAECYPYKFNSIFKNRDKRSLIYPEGDPYIQYILGIGLPIELQQQSITIGTVGKFTYRVPKNSSIFTQNSVVTQKRKKRAPPLIRWNIYDILSKAAESLGLGGKACVLLTICETAETPFDQDHGMIEELLHVVFTPSTTSELISSHSDNEYFAAEMYGRNGENCKKKFPDCQIHLLDLYTRTR; this is encoded by the exons ATGTCTCGTCAATcattaatatacattttgtattttattataattgcaaTTGCTGAATGTTATCCgtacaaatttaattcaatatttaagaaTCGCGATAAAAGATCTTTAATATATCCAGAAGGAGATCCATACATTCAG TATATTTTAGGTATTGGTTTACCAATTGAACTTCAACAACAGAGTATAACCATTGGTACTGTTGGGAAATTTACATATAGAGTTCCAAAAAATAGTTCTATATTTACACAAAACTCTGTTGTAACACAAAAGCGTAAAAAACGTGCACCACCATTAATTCGATGGAATATTTATGATATACTTTCGAAGGCTGCTGAAAG TTTAGGTTTGGGTGGCAAGGCCTGTGTTCTTTTAACCATTTGTGAGACTGCTGAGACACCATTCGATCAAGATCATGGTATGATTGAAGAATTATTACATGTAGTGTTCAC acCATCAACTACATCAGAATTAATTTCAAGCCATAGTGACAACGAATATTTCGCAGCTGAAATGTATGGACGAAATggtgaaaattgtaaaaaaaaatttcctgattGTCAAATTCATTTATTAGATTTGTATACTCGAACTCGTTAA
- the LOC123297246 gene encoding trypsin-1-like translates to MKVVVYLTVVSVLVFSTNGNVLKPYLNGRIFGGKPAKIEEYPYQIQLETNSGSFICGGSIISPTVILTAAHCTNDQTVKSIIVRAGSAIRGKGGVVKTVKEKYVHEKYSVSDYDVSLLVLNEDLEFSSSIQSIPLPDESEYLKANKSAVTTGWGISDWGTGLLADNLQQVVEPIVEQEACDNVYLGGITPRMVCAGYLDLGGTGACFGDSGGPLVSNNKQHGIVSWGSGTCIQKGYPTVYTRVTAVREWIRSKVNI, encoded by the exons atgaaaGTGGTAGTATATTTAACTGTTGTGAGTGTTTTAGTATTTTCCACAA ATGGAAATGTTCTAAAACCATACCTAAATGGACGAATATTTGGTGGTAAACCAGCAAAAATTGAAGAATATCCGTATCAAATACAATTAGAAACCAATTCAGGAAGTTTCATTTGTGGTGGTTCAATTATAAGTCCAACTGTAATTTTAACAGCTGCACATTGTACTAATGATCAAACTGTAAAATCGATAATCGTTAGAGCAGGGTCAGCAATAAGAGGAAAGGGAGGCGTGGTAAAAACTGTTAAAGAGAAATATGTCCATGAAAAATACTCCGTATCTGATTATGACGTGTCTTTGCTAGTG CTCAACGAAGATCTGGAATTCTCATCATCGATTCAATCAATCCCTTTGCCAGATGAATCTGAATATCTTAAAGCCAATAAATCCGCTGTAACAACTGGATGGGGCATCTCAGATTGGGGAACGGGCTTGTTAGCCGATAATTTACAACAAGTTGTTGAACCGATTGTCGAACAAGAAGCCTGTGATAATGTTTACCTAGGAGGAATTACACCACGTATGGTCTGTGCAGGATATTTGGATTTGGGCGGTACTGGCGCATGCTTTGGTGATTCCGGAGGTCCATTAGTATCAAATAACAAACAACATGGTATTGTTTCTTGGGGCTCGGGAACATGTATACAAAAAGGATACCCCACTGTGTATACAAGAGTCACAGCCGTGCGTGAATGGATTCGATCGAAAgttaatatataa